A stretch of the uncultured Desulfobacter sp. genome encodes the following:
- a CDS encoding sigma 54-interacting transcriptional regulator, protein MSKIKKTFIPPSDDQSKRHASRLSTMGIIALSIPELKVVGLNRSMSAMLGKTVVLFKKKGFAHAFVEMGGRLYHPDQPPLTSNQLKQLILSSLQSSFQSIELIFQLPGQEPHKALIMPLHIFEREDPATIICLFSDLSLVGAEIPVDLQEMQELQKAFKKRTGDLKSINAQLEAMYNASSESIWVLSGKGSVVSINKAGETLLGVRAEEVVGKSVDELVAAGFIDQSVTRQVLETGRQVSLLQSTRKTGKQLLVTGTPVFDENSNISMVIVNERDMTQLTKLQEQLQRVKEEKNRINAELNLLSLQGLKENELIAHSKEMQDLLVVCRKLADMNVSSILIMGESGTGKGLLAKYIHNYNALLTGPLVKINCAAVPETLLEAELFGYEPGAFTGAKNEGKIGLFEAAKNGTLFLDEIGELSLPLQAKLLTCLEEKEIMHIGGLKPIKINCSIIAATNEDLERKVAAKQFRQDLYFRLNAFPLTIPPLRHRPEDIMELTLHFLDKYNRAYKRACLIPAMELNRIQAYEFPGNVRELKNCIRRAVVMAEENSLERVVGSPGASQTSAEKKGPSDLKKGFNQQVADFEKQLLVDALKKWTTTRALAAGLSMTQSQVVRKLKKYGLSHLLAQKM, encoded by the coding sequence ATGAGTAAAATTAAAAAAACATTTATACCACCTTCGGATGATCAGTCAAAACGCCACGCCTCCCGGCTTTCTACCATGGGCATTATTGCGCTTTCAATTCCAGAACTAAAGGTGGTTGGCCTCAACCGTTCCATGTCGGCGATGCTTGGAAAGACAGTTGTCTTGTTTAAAAAGAAGGGCTTTGCACATGCCTTCGTAGAAATGGGGGGCAGGCTATACCATCCCGATCAGCCCCCCCTTACCTCGAACCAACTGAAGCAGCTTATTTTATCTTCGCTTCAATCATCCTTTCAGAGCATTGAGCTGATTTTTCAACTGCCCGGCCAAGAACCCCACAAGGCGTTGATAATGCCTCTCCACATATTTGAAAGAGAAGACCCGGCTACCATTATTTGCCTGTTTAGTGATTTAAGTTTGGTGGGCGCTGAAATACCAGTGGATTTACAGGAGATGCAAGAACTGCAAAAGGCATTTAAAAAAAGAACAGGGGATCTTAAATCAATAAATGCCCAGCTTGAAGCCATGTATAATGCCTCCTCGGAAAGCATCTGGGTGTTAAGCGGCAAAGGTTCGGTCGTCAGTATTAACAAGGCCGGGGAGACGCTTTTGGGTGTCCGGGCTGAAGAGGTGGTGGGGAAAAGTGTGGATGAGCTTGTGGCGGCCGGGTTTATTGATCAGTCCGTGACCCGGCAGGTGCTGGAGACCGGTCGGCAGGTCAGTCTGCTCCAGTCAACACGCAAAACGGGCAAACAGTTGCTGGTTACCGGAACGCCGGTATTTGATGAGAATAGCAATATTTCCATGGTGATCGTTAATGAACGGGATATGACCCAGTTGACAAAGCTGCAGGAACAACTGCAACGGGTCAAAGAAGAGAAAAACCGGATCAATGCCGAACTTAACCTGCTGTCCCTTCAAGGGCTCAAGGAAAATGAACTCATTGCCCACTCCAAAGAGATGCAGGATCTTCTAGTGGTCTGCCGGAAACTTGCCGACATGAACGTGTCCAGTATTTTGATTATGGGTGAATCCGGTACCGGCAAAGGTCTTCTGGCAAAATATATTCATAACTACAATGCTTTGCTAACCGGTCCCCTGGTTAAGATTAACTGTGCGGCTGTCCCTGAAACCCTTCTTGAAGCAGAGCTTTTCGGGTATGAACCCGGCGCTTTTACCGGGGCAAAAAATGAGGGGAAAATCGGTCTTTTCGAGGCGGCCAAAAACGGAACTCTTTTTTTAGACGAAATCGGGGAGCTGTCGTTACCCCTACAGGCCAAACTGCTAACCTGTCTGGAAGAAAAAGAGATCATGCATATTGGCGGATTAAAACCCATTAAGATCAATTGCAGTATTATTGCGGCCACCAACGAAGATCTTGAGAGGAAAGTGGCGGCAAAGCAGTTTCGTCAGGATCTGTATTTCAGGCTTAATGCATTCCCTCTTACCATTCCTCCTTTGCGGCATCGGCCCGAAGATATTATGGAGTTGACCCTTCATTTCCTGGATAAGTACAATCGCGCGTATAAACGTGCCTGTTTGATTCCCGCCATGGAGCTTAACCGAATCCAGGCCTACGAATTTCCCGGCAATGTTCGGGAATTGAAAAATTGCATCCGGCGTGCGGTCGTGATGGCTGAAGAAAACAGCCTTGAGCGGGTCGTGGGTAGTCCGGGGGCATCCCAGACCAGTGCCGAAAAAAAAGGGCCGAGTGATCTAAAAAAAGGCTTTAATCAGCAAGTAGCTGATTTTGAAAAACAATTGCTGGTTGATGCCCTTAAAAAATGGACAACAACCCGTGCACTGGCAGCCGGCCTATCTATGACCCAGTCTCAGGTTGTCAGGAAACTTAAAAAGTATGGGCTGAGTCATTTGCTTGCCCAGAAAATGTGA
- a CDS encoding peptidoglycan endopeptidase, translated as MSYTDFIIKQQEDTGVSLLYLFKAFNYFKTICLPYSWVRQNKMRRSTIHLILVLVWAVPTLASHSHIIETQHPQQPVDSTPAVLFCQFIPSIAEQFIGIPVLVGGRPEQTGSTDNSWLFYSIYAGAAIKAGLIYKTFMPMNLLLDNTHSIKANDVQNGDLIVLNNDLAAMVYQVDPSRRMHFIYASKKRGEVITFNSDNLVYHAYWLEHFKGFFRINEDMLMPARPK; from the coding sequence ATGAGCTACACAGACTTTATTATCAAACAACAAGAGGATACAGGTGTCTCTTTACTATATTTATTCAAAGCGTTTAACTATTTTAAAACCATATGCCTACCCTATTCCTGGGTTAGACAAAACAAAATGAGACGATCAACCATACATCTGATACTGGTTCTGGTCTGGGCTGTTCCGACCCTGGCCAGTCATTCCCATATTATAGAGACACAGCATCCCCAGCAACCTGTAGACTCGACACCCGCCGTACTTTTTTGCCAGTTTATTCCATCAATTGCCGAACAATTCATCGGCATTCCTGTGCTCGTGGGTGGACGCCCTGAACAAACAGGAAGCACGGATAATTCCTGGCTGTTTTACTCTATTTACGCAGGCGCTGCAATCAAAGCAGGGCTGATATACAAAACCTTTATGCCCATGAACCTTCTATTGGACAACACCCACAGTATTAAAGCGAATGATGTTCAAAACGGAGACCTGATCGTGCTGAATAATGATCTTGCCGCCATGGTTTACCAGGTGGACCCCAGCAGACGGATGCATTTTATCTATGCATCGAAAAAACGGGGAGAGGTCATCACGTTCAACAGCGATAATTTAGTTTACCACGCTTACTGGCTGGAGCACTTTAAAGGATTTTTCAGAATTAATGAGGATATGCTGATGCCGGCCCGGCCCAAATAG
- a CDS encoding cache domain-containing protein, with amino-acid sequence MTLKINIMLVSILVAIILVLAGITYTYTQSISRHTVENHQQTLTKEAAKMVQMWLDQRFKLVDALAGTLEDLYLDQGQDPRPILKMTMEAGSFSDVYLGLYNGTMIDGADWYASRDYDPRTRPWYKRAMEEQKMTLTRPFMDQGFWTMVIAVVVPLVHDNQVVGVLSANIILDTLQASVMDLRIGKYGSAFIIDSQGTILVHQNKSLMMTTKIQESDPALSTFGSYFPGRDAGSFSYRDRMLSFHKLTDTGWYLCTNVDQEEALALAKNTDMLFAMAMVLKILGILALLFFITVGGSALILFISKNRFEAIVSGKDEDLRGEIIRRKELETRYRTLFNTATNAIMLTKNGVYIECNQKALDMFELGEDDIIGRTMLDLSPDTQMDGTATKLKLHQLEQSHAQGGSDVFKWTFSRADGSEFPAEIGISTLTLNREMVKVYSIWDISKRVNAEQNLRQAQKMAAMGEMMSAIAHQWRQPLNALSSYIASLTPAFYNQMISAPFIEKLVRESDAQIQFMSRTINDFREYFRPSKNKHTFEIMDAIQNALKLVKPQLRQNNITLDIGLDDAKVPMPILGYKNEFVHVLVNIISNAKDAINERQANSPDRTVHKLINLAVFKNSDEICLEIKDTGCGIPSHLMEKIFTPYFTTKGTATGTGIGLYMAKMIVEKEMKGHIHVENRYTGVMFRICLPLALDQNAQKDNKENHD; translated from the coding sequence ATGACGCTTAAGATAAACATAATGCTGGTGTCCATACTGGTGGCGATTATTCTTGTTCTGGCGGGGATCACCTATACCTACACCCAGTCCATCAGCCGGCACACGGTGGAAAACCATCAGCAGACTCTGACTAAAGAGGCGGCCAAGATGGTTCAGATGTGGCTGGATCAACGGTTTAAGCTTGTTGATGCGTTGGCAGGTACCTTGGAAGATCTTTACTTGGACCAAGGGCAGGACCCACGGCCTATTTTAAAAATGACTATGGAAGCCGGGAGTTTTTCTGATGTTTATCTGGGGCTTTATAACGGAACCATGATAGATGGGGCCGACTGGTATGCCTCAAGGGATTATGATCCCCGGACCCGGCCCTGGTACAAGCGGGCCATGGAAGAACAAAAAATGACGTTAACCCGGCCCTTTATGGACCAAGGCTTTTGGACGATGGTCATTGCTGTTGTGGTGCCCCTGGTCCACGACAACCAGGTGGTCGGGGTTTTAAGCGCCAATATCATCCTTGATACCCTGCAGGCGTCAGTGATGGATCTTCGCATCGGCAAATACGGATCCGCCTTTATCATTGACAGCCAGGGCACCATACTGGTTCACCAGAATAAAAGCCTGATGATGACCACCAAAATTCAGGAATCCGATCCCGCTCTTTCAACGTTCGGTTCATATTTTCCCGGGCGGGATGCGGGTTCTTTTTCCTACCGGGATCGAATGCTCAGCTTTCATAAACTTACGGACACCGGATGGTATCTTTGTACCAACGTGGATCAGGAAGAGGCCCTGGCCCTGGCCAAAAACACGGACATGCTGTTTGCCATGGCCATGGTTTTGAAAATTTTAGGTATTCTGGCGCTGTTGTTTTTTATTACCGTGGGCGGGTCTGCCTTGATTCTGTTTATCTCCAAAAATAGGTTTGAGGCCATCGTTTCGGGAAAAGATGAAGATCTTCGGGGGGAAATCATCCGCAGAAAAGAGCTTGAGACCCGGTACCGGACCCTTTTCAATACAGCTACCAATGCCATCATGCTCACAAAAAACGGGGTCTATATCGAGTGTAATCAAAAGGCATTGGATATGTTTGAGCTTGGCGAAGATGACATCATCGGCCGGACTATGCTGGATCTCTCCCCGGACACCCAGATGGACGGCACGGCCACAAAGCTCAAATTGCACCAGCTTGAGCAGTCCCACGCCCAGGGCGGGTCTGATGTATTTAAATGGACATTCAGCCGGGCGGATGGTTCGGAGTTCCCGGCTGAGATCGGGATCTCCACGTTGACGCTGAACCGGGAAATGGTCAAAGTGTACAGTATCTGGGACATTTCAAAACGAGTGAATGCCGAGCAGAACCTGCGCCAGGCACAGAAAATGGCTGCCATGGGTGAAATGATGTCCGCCATTGCCCACCAGTGGCGGCAACCGCTCAATGCCCTGTCCTCGTATATTGCTTCATTGACCCCGGCATTTTATAATCAGATGATTTCTGCCCCGTTCATTGAAAAATTGGTCCGGGAGTCCGATGCCCAGATTCAGTTTATGTCCAGAACCATCAATGATTTCAGGGAGTATTTCAGGCCGTCCAAAAATAAACATACCTTTGAAATCATGGATGCGATACAAAATGCCCTCAAACTGGTCAAGCCCCAGCTGCGGCAAAATAATATTACCCTGGATATCGGGTTGGACGACGCAAAGGTCCCCATGCCCATACTGGGATATAAGAATGAATTTGTTCATGTTCTGGTCAACATTATTTCCAATGCAAAAGATGCCATAAACGAACGCCAGGCCAACTCTCCGGATAGAACTGTTCACAAACTGATCAACCTGGCAGTTTTTAAAAACAGTGATGAGATCTGTCTGGAGATTAAAGACACAGGGTGCGGGATTCCTTCTCATTTGATGGAAAAGATTTTTACGCCTTATTTTACCACCAAGGGAACAGCCACAGGTACCGGTATCGGTTTATATATGGCCAAAATGATTGTGGAAAAGGAGATGAAAGGTCATATTCATGTAGAAAACCGTTACACGGGTGTTATGTTCAGGATCTGCCTCCCTCTGGCCCTTGATCAAAACGCCCAAAAGGACAACAAAGAGAATCATGATTAA
- the ftcD gene encoding glutamate formimidoyltransferase → MDRIVECVPNFSEGKDKQTIDAIANAIAETPGCRLLDVDPGKSTNRTVYTFVADPDCVVEGALAAARVAREKIDMRRHRGEHPRMGALDVCPFIPVAGVTMDECVEISKRFAKRLADELDVPVYLYEEAATLDYRKKLPQIREGEYESISQRIVQEKWKPDFGPARFVPEWGGTVTGARFFLIAYNVNLLGTPNQAHRIALNLREAGRGPQEPGRFKDVKGMGWYVNDYNLAQVTVNLNNYLVTPPHILFEAVKEEAAKLKIAVAGSQIVGVVPRQAILQAAEYYIEKENLFILDEDQKVRLAVERLGLNSVAPFDPKAKIIEYIIAEAPNEPLAGMSVRNFITEVAGRSIAPGGGSVAAAIAALGAGLGAMVGKLTLGVRRFESVDADMRALIPPLHEAVLALIPMIDADTDAFADYVAALGLPENTKEEDSFKKTQLQLGLKKAIEVPLSVMTLGDKAWDAMMGVAQLGNIASRSDLEVGARALDVGIWGAYRTLVNNMTEINDPEYRKKIMEKADAIKDRASEKCQKILDILEKRSA, encoded by the coding sequence ATGGATAGGATCGTTGAGTGTGTACCCAATTTTTCAGAAGGCAAAGATAAACAGACCATTGACGCCATTGCGAATGCCATTGCCGAAACGCCCGGGTGCCGACTGCTGGATGTGGATCCGGGCAAGTCCACCAATCGGACAGTGTATACCTTTGTGGCCGACCCTGATTGTGTGGTGGAGGGCGCCTTGGCCGCCGCAAGGGTGGCCAGGGAAAAAATAGACATGCGCAGGCATCGTGGGGAGCATCCACGCATGGGCGCCCTGGATGTCTGCCCCTTTATTCCGGTAGCAGGTGTGACCATGGACGAGTGTGTGGAAATTTCAAAACGGTTTGCCAAACGTCTGGCCGATGAACTAGATGTTCCTGTCTATCTGTACGAGGAAGCCGCCACTTTAGATTACCGCAAGAAACTGCCCCAGATCCGGGAAGGGGAGTATGAATCCATTTCCCAACGAATTGTCCAGGAAAAATGGAAACCTGATTTCGGTCCGGCCAGGTTTGTGCCCGAGTGGGGGGGCACAGTGACCGGTGCCCGCTTTTTTCTCATTGCATACAATGTTAATCTGCTGGGTACGCCCAATCAGGCCCACCGTATTGCACTGAATCTGCGTGAAGCAGGCCGGGGCCCCCAGGAGCCCGGCCGGTTCAAGGATGTCAAGGGGATGGGGTGGTATGTAAATGATTATAACCTGGCCCAGGTTACAGTGAACTTGAACAACTATCTTGTCACGCCGCCCCATATCCTGTTTGAAGCCGTTAAAGAGGAGGCCGCCAAACTTAAAATTGCCGTGGCCGGTTCACAGATTGTGGGTGTTGTTCCCCGCCAGGCCATTTTACAGGCTGCCGAGTATTATATTGAAAAAGAAAATCTCTTTATTTTGGATGAAGATCAGAAAGTCCGGCTGGCTGTTGAGCGTTTGGGATTGAATTCCGTTGCGCCCTTTGACCCCAAGGCCAAGATTATAGAATATATTATTGCTGAAGCGCCCAATGAACCTTTGGCAGGTATGAGTGTCCGTAATTTTATTACAGAGGTTGCCGGCAGAAGTATCGCACCTGGTGGTGGTTCCGTAGCGGCAGCCATTGCCGCCCTTGGTGCAGGGCTTGGGGCCATGGTCGGAAAGCTGACCCTGGGCGTTAGAAGGTTTGAGTCGGTGGATGCTGACATGAGAGCTTTGATTCCACCCCTGCATGAAGCTGTCCTTGCCTTGATTCCCATGATTGATGCCGATACCGATGCCTTTGCCGATTACGTGGCTGCCCTGGGATTGCCTGAAAATACGAAAGAGGAGGATTCTTTCAAAAAGACGCAGCTTCAGCTGGGCCTGAAAAAAGCCATTGAAGTCCCTTTGTCCGTTATGACTCTGGGTGACAAGGCCTGGGATGCCATGATGGGGGTGGCGCAGTTGGGGAATATTGCATCCCGATCAGATCTGGAGGTGGGGGCAAGGGCTCTTGATGTGGGTATCTGGGGTGCTTATAGAACCCTGGTTAACAACATGACCGAAATCAATGATCCTGAATACCGTAAAAAAATTATGGAAAAGGCTGATGCGATCAAGGACAGGGCATCCGAAAAATGCCAAAAAATATTGGACATCCTTGAAAAGAGATCTGCCTAA
- a CDS encoding sigma-54 dependent transcriptional regulator has translation MINFSHSKVPVVLVDDESSELDAYGFLLTSMGVNQVVQVQDSRRLPGVLADLGVCVLFLDLNMPHKSGLEVLKELQVTHPHIPVVIITANSEIESAVECLKQGAHDYLVKPINMNTFASALRNALEICALRHEVMTLKGVSLNQTLKYPEHFQHIITENPRMIGLFQYIESISSSREPILILGETGTGKELISRAIHDVSGLAGPFVPVDVAGLDDNLFADTLFGHSKGAYTGADKHREGLVEKAAGGSLFLDEIGDLSAASQVKLLRLIQEGIFYPLGSDKPQTCRARIISATNKSRNALAAVDQDQFRSDLFFRLSTHLIEVPPLRERKEDIPLIAAYLRDQAAKAMGKPVVETGKQFSAVLAAHSFPGNIRELKTYIYDAVAQSTGTSLGVDTILDRLADVSTASPPTTVDLSTNHDTTLEDLMGGFPTLAALTEYAIDQALERTDQNQSQAAKLLGISKQALSKRLKNRDKS, from the coding sequence ATGATTAATTTCAGCCATTCAAAGGTTCCGGTGGTTTTGGTGGACGATGAATCCTCAGAACTTGATGCGTACGGTTTTTTGCTCACCTCCATGGGCGTCAACCAGGTGGTTCAGGTCCAGGACAGTCGACGTTTGCCGGGTGTACTGGCCGACCTGGGTGTATGTGTTCTTTTTCTTGATTTGAATATGCCCCACAAATCCGGTCTTGAGGTGTTAAAAGAACTCCAGGTGACCCACCCTCATATCCCTGTGGTGATTATTACGGCCAATTCCGAGATTGAAAGTGCGGTTGAGTGCTTAAAGCAAGGGGCCCATGACTATCTGGTCAAACCCATCAATATGAATACCTTTGCCTCTGCACTTCGAAATGCCCTTGAAATTTGCGCGTTGCGGCATGAGGTCATGACGCTTAAAGGGGTTTCCCTTAATCAGACCCTTAAATATCCGGAACATTTCCAGCACATCATCACCGAGAATCCTAGGATGATTGGTCTTTTTCAGTATATTGAGTCCATCTCCAGCAGCCGGGAGCCTATTTTAATCCTTGGTGAGACCGGTACCGGCAAGGAACTGATCTCTCGCGCCATCCACGATGTATCCGGGCTTGCCGGCCCTTTTGTGCCCGTGGATGTGGCTGGGCTTGATGATAACCTGTTTGCAGACACGCTTTTTGGTCATAGCAAAGGCGCTTACACCGGGGCAGATAAACACCGGGAGGGCTTGGTGGAAAAAGCTGCGGGCGGCTCCCTGTTTTTAGATGAGATTGGGGATCTTTCGGCTGCATCCCAGGTCAAACTGTTGCGTCTAATCCAGGAAGGCATTTTTTACCCCCTGGGATCAGACAAGCCCCAGACCTGTCGGGCCAGGATCATATCTGCAACCAATAAATCCCGTAATGCGCTTGCGGCAGTGGATCAGGATCAGTTTAGGTCTGATCTGTTTTTCAGGCTTTCTACCCACCTGATCGAGGTGCCTCCCTTGCGGGAGCGCAAAGAGGATATCCCTTTGATCGCCGCTTATCTCAGAGATCAGGCCGCCAAAGCCATGGGCAAGCCCGTTGTTGAAACCGGAAAACAGTTTTCGGCCGTTTTAGCAGCCCACTCGTTCCCAGGCAATATCCGGGAATTGAAAACCTATATCTATGATGCCGTAGCACAAAGTACCGGCACAAGCCTCGGCGTTGACACGATCCTGGACCGGTTGGCTGATGTTTCGACAGCCTCTCCTCCCACCACCGTTGATCTTTCCACTAACCACGACACCACCCTCGAAGATTTAATGGGCGGATTTCCCACCCTGGCCGCACTCACCGAATATGCCATTGACCAGGCTCTGGAACGTACCGATCAAAATCAGAGCCAGGCCGCCAAACTTTTGGGGATCTCTAAACAGGCTTTAAGCAAGCGATTGAAAAACCGGGACAAAAGTTGA
- the gabT gene encoding 4-aminobutyrate--2-oxoglutarate transaminase has protein sequence MSGIDDIQTLRDQVIPNGHASGTTCYVESAKGAVITDVQGKEYIDFAGGIAVMNVGHSHPKVVAAIKAQAEKFTHTCFMVNPYDVAVRLADRLCKIAPGTFDKKALFVNSGAEAVENAVKIARYYTKRQGVVVFDGSYHGRTYLTMAMTTKVKPYKCGFGPLAPEVYRAPFGDFEAFTKFFITGINPENTAAVVIEPIQGEGGFIAPPADFLPKVAQFCKDHGIVFIADEIQSGIGRSGKMFAVENFGVEPDLMTVAKSIAAGMPLSAVVGRKEIMDSVHPGGLGGTYGANPVACAAAHAVLDIFEEENLLEKAQTIGEKLGEAFGAWVQKFDHVGEIRGIGAMRGYTIVHADGTPDPDTAKKLSGYCFDNGLISLVCGIEGNVVRVLMPLVIEDDQLQKGLDIMEAGLSAVVG, from the coding sequence ATGAGTGGTATTGACGATATTCAAACCCTTAGAGATCAGGTAATCCCCAATGGTCATGCCTCTGGTACAACCTGCTATGTTGAATCAGCCAAAGGCGCTGTTATTACAGATGTTCAAGGTAAAGAATATATTGATTTTGCAGGCGGCATTGCAGTAATGAACGTGGGACACAGCCATCCCAAAGTGGTGGCGGCCATTAAAGCCCAGGCCGAGAAATTTACCCACACCTGCTTTATGGTGAATCCCTATGATGTTGCCGTACGCCTGGCCGATCGGCTGTGTAAAATTGCCCCGGGCACCTTTGACAAAAAAGCCCTTTTCGTTAACTCCGGGGCCGAAGCTGTTGAAAACGCGGTAAAAATTGCCCGCTATTATACCAAACGCCAGGGCGTTGTGGTGTTTGACGGTTCTTACCATGGCCGTACCTACCTCACCATGGCCATGACCACCAAGGTTAAACCTTATAAGTGTGGATTCGGACCGCTGGCCCCTGAAGTGTACCGGGCGCCCTTTGGTGATTTTGAGGCATTTACCAAATTCTTTATTACCGGCATTAATCCTGAAAATACTGCGGCCGTGGTTATCGAGCCTATCCAGGGTGAAGGCGGGTTTATTGCCCCGCCAGCGGACTTTTTGCCTAAAGTGGCGCAGTTTTGTAAAGATCACGGCATTGTTTTTATTGCTGATGAAATTCAGTCAGGGATCGGCCGGTCCGGCAAGATGTTTGCCGTTGAAAATTTTGGTGTGGAACCGGATTTGATGACTGTGGCTAAAAGTATTGCTGCAGGCATGCCCTTAAGCGCGGTGGTCGGCAGAAAAGAGATCATGGATTCTGTTCATCCCGGCGGTTTGGGCGGTACTTATGGCGCCAACCCCGTGGCCTGTGCCGCTGCCCATGCGGTGCTGGATATTTTTGAAGAGGAAAATCTTCTGGAAAAGGCACAGACCATCGGCGAAAAGCTTGGTGAGGCTTTTGGTGCCTGGGTTCAAAAATTTGATCATGTGGGTGAAATCAGAGGCATTGGCGCCATGCGCGGCTACACCATTGTCCATGCCGACGGCACCCCTGATCCGGATACGGCCAAAAAGCTTTCTGGTTACTGTTTTGACAACGGTTTGATCTCCCTGGTTTGCGGCATTGAAGGCAATGTCGTCCGGGTGTTGATGCCCCTGGTTATTGAAGATGATCAGCTGCAAAAAGGTTTGGATATCATGGAAGCGGGGTTGTCGGCTGTGGTCGGCTAA
- a CDS encoding NAD-dependent succinate-semialdehyde dehydrogenase, protein MLKLKNSDLLCSHCFIQDEWVNADSGKTVDVTNPATGEVLGTVPFCGADETQRAIDAANESLDGWRAKTAGERSAILRTWHDLLMENQEDLATIMTAEQGKPLAESKGEISYAAGFFEWFAEEAKRVYGDVIPQTVDSQRLVVIKQPVGVVAAISPWNFPSAMITRKAGAALAAGCTMVVKPATATPFSALAIAKLGQQAGVPKGVFNVVTGSSSAIGGELTSNPIVRKLTFTGSTGIGKKLMGDCAGTMKRLSMELGGNAPFIVFDDADIDAAVDGAMASKYRNSGQTCVCTNRIYVQAGVYDEFCRKLTTAVEGLKVGNGFDDGVLQGPLIDMGAVETVESHIQDAVSKGGKILIGGARHALGRSFFEPTIVADATDEMRVAKEETFGPLAPVFKFEDEEDVVRKANDTEFGLAAYFYTKDLGRTWRVGEKLEYGLVGINTGLISNPVAPFGGVKESGNGREGSKYGLDDYLEIKYMCMSI, encoded by the coding sequence ATGCTAAAGTTAAAAAATTCGGATCTCCTTTGCTCCCATTGTTTTATTCAGGATGAGTGGGTGAACGCAGACAGCGGGAAAACGGTTGATGTGACCAATCCTGCCACAGGAGAAGTACTCGGAACAGTTCCATTTTGCGGGGCCGATGAAACACAAAGGGCCATTGACGCAGCCAATGAAAGCCTGGATGGCTGGCGCGCCAAAACTGCCGGCGAACGTTCGGCCATCCTGAGGACGTGGCACGACCTGCTGATGGAAAACCAGGAAGATTTAGCCACAATCATGACTGCGGAACAGGGCAAACCCCTGGCGGAATCCAAGGGTGAGATCTCCTATGCCGCCGGTTTTTTTGAATGGTTTGCCGAAGAGGCTAAACGGGTATACGGGGATGTGATTCCCCAGACTGTGGACTCCCAGCGCTTAGTGGTCATCAAACAGCCTGTGGGGGTGGTGGCTGCCATTTCCCCGTGGAATTTTCCCAGTGCCATGATTACCAGAAAGGCAGGCGCAGCCCTGGCTGCCGGTTGCACCATGGTGGTAAAGCCGGCAACGGCCACCCCGTTTTCAGCACTGGCCATTGCCAAACTTGGGCAACAGGCAGGTGTTCCCAAGGGGGTATTTAATGTAGTTACCGGCTCATCCTCGGCCATTGGCGGGGAACTTACCTCCAACCCCATTGTCCGTAAATTGACCTTTACCGGCTCCACCGGGATTGGTAAAAAGTTGATGGGGGACTGCGCAGGCACCATGAAACGGCTCTCCATGGAGCTGGGCGGAAATGCACCGTTTATTGTGTTTGACGATGCCGATATTGATGCGGCCGTAGATGGTGCAATGGCGTCCAAATACCGCAACTCCGGCCAGACCTGTGTGTGTACCAACCGGATATATGTTCAGGCCGGCGTGTATGATGAATTTTGCCGGAAGCTGACAACGGCCGTGGAAGGCCTTAAGGTCGGCAATGGATTTGATGACGGGGTTCTGCAGGGCCCTCTCATTGATATGGGCGCCGTGGAAACCGTGGAAAGCCATATCCAGGATGCCGTCAGCAAAGGCGGAAAAATTCTGATCGGCGGTGCGCGCCACGCCCTTGGCCGCAGTTTTTTTGAACCCACCATTGTTGCGGATGCCACCGATGAAATGCGGGTGGCCAAAGAGGAGACCTTTGGGCCCCTGGCCCCGGTGTTCAAGTTTGAGGATGAAGAAGATGTCGTCCGCAAAGCCAATGACACTGAATTTGGCCTGGCTGCCTATTTTTACACCAAAGATCTGGGCAGAACCTGGCGCGTCGGCGAAAAACTGGAATATGGCCTGGTGGGTATCAATACCGGTCTTATTTCCAACCCGGTGGCGCCCTTTGGCGGTGTCAAGGAGTCGGGTAACGGCCGGGAAGGCTCGAAATACGGCCTGGACGATTACTTGGAAATCAAATACATGTGTATGTCGATATAA